A single region of the Rhizobium sp. NLR16a genome encodes:
- a CDS encoding VOC family protein, producing MTLQSLFLVTLVVDDYDRAKGFYCGTLGFDCLQDEPEPEGKRWVVVKPKGGDGAAFLLAQAANEAQRAAIGNQTGGRVGFFLKTDDFARDHAAMLGAGVRFLEQPRHEVYGTVAVFADPYGNTFDLIQHAAARTS from the coding sequence ATGACGCTTCAGTCTCTTTTTCTCGTCACGCTCGTCGTCGACGATTACGACCGCGCCAAGGGCTTTTATTGCGGCACCCTCGGTTTCGATTGCCTTCAGGACGAGCCCGAGCCGGAGGGCAAACGCTGGGTGGTGGTGAAGCCGAAAGGCGGGGATGGCGCCGCCTTTCTGCTGGCGCAGGCGGCCAACGAGGCGCAGCGCGCGGCGATCGGCAACCAGACGGGTGGCCGCGTCGGCTTCTTCCTGAAGACCGACGATTTCGCTCGCGATCATGCCGCCATGCTCGGCGCCGGCGTGCGTTTTCTCGAGCAGCCCAGACATGAGGTTTACGGTACGGTCGCGGTCTTTGCGGATCCTTACGGCAACACCTTCGACCTGATCCAGCATGCCGCAGCCCGAACCTCTTGA
- a CDS encoding NifU family protein, producing MFIQTEATPNPATQKFLPGKVVMENGTAEFRSAEEAEASPLAARLFDIPGVTGVYFGYDFISVSKDNAEWQHLKPAILGSIMEHFMSGKPVMGDASILSEDADAGDEFFDEADESIVLTIKELLETRVRPAVAQDGGDITFRGFKDGKVYLNMKGSCSGCPSSTATLKHGVQNLLRHFVPEVQEVIAA from the coding sequence ATGTTCATTCAGACCGAAGCCACGCCGAACCCCGCCACACAGAAGTTCCTGCCAGGCAAGGTCGTCATGGAAAACGGCACCGCCGAATTCCGCAGCGCCGAAGAGGCTGAAGCCTCGCCGCTCGCCGCCCGACTGTTCGATATTCCCGGTGTGACCGGTGTCTATTTCGGCTATGATTTCATTTCCGTCTCCAAGGACAACGCCGAATGGCAGCATCTTAAGCCGGCTATCCTTGGCTCGATCATGGAGCATTTCATGTCCGGCAAGCCAGTCATGGGGGATGCTTCCATCCTTTCCGAGGATGCCGATGCCGGCGACGAGTTCTTTGATGAAGCCGATGAATCGATCGTGCTGACCATCAAGGAGCTTCTGGAGACCCGCGTGCGCCCGGCCGTCGCCCAGGACGGCGGCGACATCACCTTCCGCGGCTTCAAGGACGGCAAGGTCTATCTGAACATGAAAGGCTCCTGCTCCGGCTGCCCGTCTTCGACGGCGACGCTGAAGCACGGCGTCCAGAACCTGCTGCGCCATTTCGTTCCCGAAGTGCAGGAAGTGATTGCCGCTTAA
- a CDS encoding N-acetyltransferase has protein sequence MLEAYLTLKPEFEIIAMEREDCRDVAVLHGERFARPWGDGEFHSLLSQETVFGFVARQTNAILKKPLPGFILARQVAGEAEILTIAVQAKVARAGLGWRLMQAAMREARARGGESMFLEVDSGNTAALGLYRKLGFEKVGERQGYYKQENGARSTALVMKRVLR, from the coding sequence ATGCTGGAAGCCTATCTGACGCTGAAGCCGGAATTTGAAATCATCGCCATGGAGCGCGAGGATTGCCGCGACGTCGCCGTCCTGCATGGCGAGCGTTTCGCCCGGCCCTGGGGCGACGGCGAATTCCACAGCCTGCTGTCGCAGGAGACTGTTTTCGGCTTCGTCGCGCGCCAGACCAATGCCATCCTGAAAAAGCCGCTTCCCGGCTTTATCCTTGCCCGCCAAGTCGCCGGCGAGGCCGAGATCCTGACGATTGCCGTGCAGGCGAAGGTCGCCCGTGCCGGGCTGGGCTGGCGGCTGATGCAGGCGGCGATGCGCGAGGCGCGGGCGCGTGGCGGCGAGAGCATGTTTCTCGAGGTCGACAGCGGCAATACGGCGGCGCTCGGCCTATACCGCAAGCTCGGCTTTGAAAAGGTCGGCGAGCGCCAGGGCTACTACAAGCAGGAAAACGGCGCCCGTTCCACGGCGCTTGTCATGAAGCGCGTTCTTCGATAG
- a CDS encoding PhoH family protein codes for MNGQELVSSSPRHPRTPSDTNHFVLTFENNRFASELFGQFDQNLKLLEERLNIDARARGNSVVISGDVVTTNQARRTLDYLYEKLQKGGSVERSDVEGAIRMAVAADDQLSLPTMERKAKLTMAQISTRKKTIIARTPTQDAYIRALERAELVFGVGPAGTGKTYLAVAHAAQMLERGAVEKIILSRPAVEAGERLGFLPGDMKEKVDPYLRPLYDALYDMIPADKVDRAITAGVIEIAPLAFMRGRTLANAAIILDEAQNTTSMQMKMFLTRLGENARMIVTGDPSQIDLPRGVKSGLVEALELLNGVEGISIVRFKDTDVVRHPLVGRIVRAYDATYLVEAEDVGRQD; via the coding sequence TTGAACGGACAAGAATTGGTTTCTTCTTCACCGCGCCACCCCCGCACGCCGAGCGACACCAATCACTTCGTCCTGACGTTCGAGAACAATCGGTTCGCCAGCGAACTCTTCGGCCAGTTCGACCAGAACCTCAAGCTGCTCGAGGAGCGGCTGAACATCGATGCGCGGGCGCGCGGCAATTCCGTCGTCATATCGGGCGATGTCGTGACCACCAATCAGGCACGGCGCACGCTCGATTATCTCTATGAAAAGCTTCAGAAAGGCGGCAGCGTGGAACGATCCGACGTCGAGGGCGCAATCCGCATGGCGGTCGCCGCCGACGATCAGCTCAGCCTTCCCACCATGGAGCGCAAGGCCAAGCTGACAATGGCGCAGATTTCGACGCGCAAGAAGACGATCATCGCCCGCACGCCGACGCAGGACGCCTATATCAGGGCGCTGGAGCGCGCCGAACTCGTCTTCGGCGTCGGCCCGGCCGGCACCGGCAAGACATATCTCGCCGTTGCCCATGCCGCCCAGATGCTCGAGCGCGGCGCGGTCGAAAAGATCATCCTGTCGCGCCCGGCCGTCGAGGCCGGGGAGCGCCTCGGCTTCCTGCCAGGCGACATGAAGGAAAAGGTCGATCCCTATCTTCGCCCGCTCTATGATGCGCTCTACGACATGATCCCGGCCGACAAGGTCGATCGGGCGATCACCGCCGGCGTCATTGAAATCGCCCCGCTCGCCTTCATGCGCGGCCGCACGCTCGCCAACGCCGCCATCATCCTCGACGAAGCGCAGAATACGACATCGATGCAGATGAAGATGTTCCTGACGCGTCTCGGCGAAAATGCCCGCATGATCGTCACCGGCGACCCGAGCCAGATCGACCTGCCGCGGGGCGTCAAATCCGGCCTCGTCGAGGCCCTGGAGCTGCTGAACGGCGTCGAGGGCATCTCGATCGTGCGCTTCAAGGACACCGACGTCGTGCGCCATCCGCTGGTCGGCCGCATCGTCAGAGCCTATGACGCCACCTATCTTGTCGAAGCCGAAGACGTCGGTCGGCAGGACTGA
- the miaB gene encoding tRNA (N6-isopentenyl adenosine(37)-C2)-methylthiotransferase MiaB, translating into MTQDNALLQAPEVSLRDGSNSRKVFIKTYGCQMNVYDSTRMSDALARDGYEPTEDMEQADLVLLNTCHIREKAAEKVYSALGRLREMKKKKAADGREMMIGVAGCVAQAEGEEILRRAPAVDVVIGPQTYHRLPEALRRAKEGQRVVDTEYAIEDKFEHLPLAESRKIRARGVTAFLTVQEGCDKFCTFCVVPYTRGSEVSRPVSQIVEEAEKLVEAGVREITLLGQNVNAWHGAGPRGEAWSLGDLLYRLAEIPGLARLRYTTSHPRDMDDRLIEAHRDLRALMPYLHLPVQSGSDRVLKAMNRRHTAAEYLSLIERIRAVRPDIALSGDFITGFPGETDKDFADTLRLVEEVRYAQAFSFKYSTRPGTPGAELKDQVPEEIKAERLERLQALLLKQQQEFAESCIGKEIDLLLEKPGRMPGQLIGRSPWLQSVNVDAKASQIGDIIKVRITGTGTNSLFAERAEAAV; encoded by the coding sequence ATGACACAGGATAACGCCCTTCTTCAGGCCCCGGAGGTTTCTCTCCGCGACGGCAGCAACAGCCGCAAGGTCTTCATCAAGACCTATGGCTGCCAGATGAACGTCTATGATTCCACGCGCATGAGCGATGCGCTTGCCCGCGACGGCTACGAACCGACCGAAGACATGGAACAGGCGGATCTCGTTCTGCTCAACACCTGTCATATAAGAGAGAAGGCGGCGGAGAAGGTCTATTCGGCGCTCGGGCGGCTGCGCGAGATGAAAAAGAAAAAGGCCGCCGACGGCCGGGAGATGATGATCGGCGTTGCCGGCTGCGTCGCCCAGGCCGAAGGCGAAGAGATTCTGCGCCGCGCCCCCGCCGTCGATGTCGTCATCGGGCCGCAGACCTATCACCGCCTGCCGGAGGCGCTGCGCCGGGCCAAAGAGGGCCAGCGCGTCGTCGATACGGAATATGCGATCGAGGACAAGTTCGAGCACCTGCCGCTCGCCGAGAGCCGCAAGATCCGCGCCCGCGGCGTCACCGCGTTCCTGACGGTGCAGGAGGGTTGCGACAAGTTCTGCACCTTCTGCGTCGTGCCCTATACGCGCGGCTCGGAAGTGTCGCGGCCGGTTTCGCAGATCGTCGAGGAGGCTGAAAAGCTCGTCGAAGCCGGAGTGCGCGAAATCACCCTGCTCGGCCAGAACGTCAACGCCTGGCATGGCGCCGGACCGCGCGGCGAGGCGTGGAGCCTCGGCGACCTCCTCTACCGCCTTGCCGAGATCCCCGGCCTGGCGCGGCTGCGTTACACCACAAGCCATCCGCGCGACATGGACGACCGGCTGATCGAGGCGCATCGCGACCTCAGGGCGCTGATGCCCTACCTGCACCTGCCGGTGCAATCGGGCTCCGACCGTGTCCTGAAGGCGATGAACCGGCGTCATACGGCGGCCGAATATCTCAGTCTGATCGAGCGCATCCGCGCCGTGCGCCCGGACATCGCGCTGTCGGGCGATTTCATCACCGGTTTTCCGGGGGAGACAGACAAGGATTTTGCGGATACACTCAGACTTGTGGAGGAGGTGCGCTATGCGCAGGCCTTCTCGTTCAAATACTCGACTCGGCCGGGCACACCCGGCGCGGAACTGAAGGACCAGGTGCCGGAAGAGATCAAGGCAGAACGGCTGGAACGCCTGCAAGCGCTTCTTTTGAAGCAGCAGCAGGAGTTTGCCGAATCCTGCATCGGCAAGGAGATCGATCTGCTGCTCGAAAAACCCGGCCGCATGCCGGGCCAGCTGATCGGACGTTCTCCCTGGCTTCAATCCGTGAATGTTGATGCAAAAGCATCGCAAATCGGTGACATTATCAAAGTGCGAATCACCGGAACCGGAACGAACAGCCTGTTTGCCGAACGCGCAGAGGCTGCGGTCTAA
- the trpS gene encoding tryptophan--tRNA ligase, whose translation MSEFKKLVFSGVQPTGNLHLGNYLGAIRRFVALQEGNDCIYCVVDMHALTAQLVHEDMPSQTRSIAAAFIAAGIDPEKHIVFNQSAVPQHAELAWIFNCVARIGWMNRMTQFKDKAGKDREQASLGLYAYPSLMAADILVYRATHVPVGEDQKQHLELARDIAMKFNLDYAEHIRKSGYGIDITVGDEPVHAYFPMVEPLIGGPAPRVMSLRDGTKKMSKSDPSDLSRINLMDDEDAISKKIRKAKTDPDGLPSEVDGLQGRPEADNLVAIYAALADKSKAEVLADFGGQQFSVFKPALVDLAIHVLAPITGEMRRLMDDTSHIDAILRKGGERARARAEVTMSQVRDVIGFLY comes from the coding sequence ATGAGCGAATTCAAGAAACTCGTATTCTCCGGCGTACAGCCGACCGGCAATCTGCATCTCGGCAATTATCTCGGTGCGATCCGCCGGTTCGTGGCGCTGCAGGAAGGCAACGACTGCATCTACTGCGTCGTCGACATGCATGCGCTCACCGCCCAGCTGGTGCACGAGGACATGCCGAGCCAGACGCGCTCGATCGCCGCCGCCTTCATCGCCGCCGGCATCGATCCGGAAAAACATATCGTTTTCAACCAGTCGGCTGTGCCGCAGCACGCGGAACTCGCCTGGATCTTCAACTGTGTCGCCCGCATCGGCTGGATGAACCGCATGACGCAGTTCAAGGACAAGGCTGGCAAGGACCGCGAGCAGGCCTCGCTCGGCCTTTACGCCTATCCGAGCTTGATGGCCGCCGACATTCTCGTCTATCGCGCCACTCATGTGCCGGTTGGCGAGGACCAGAAGCAGCATCTGGAGCTTGCCCGCGACATCGCGATGAAGTTCAACCTCGATTATGCCGAGCATATTCGCAAGAGCGGCTACGGCATCGACATCACCGTCGGCGACGAGCCGGTGCATGCCTATTTCCCGATGGTCGAACCGCTGATCGGCGGACCGGCGCCGCGCGTCATGTCGCTGCGCGACGGCACCAAAAAAATGTCGAAATCCGATCCCTCCGACCTTTCGCGCATCAATCTGATGGACGACGAGGACGCGATCTCGAAGAAGATCCGCAAGGCCAAGACCGATCCGGACGGTTTGCCGAGCGAGGTTGACGGGTTGCAGGGCCGTCCGGAAGCCGACAATCTGGTGGCGATCTATGCCGCGCTCGCCGACAAATCGAAGGCGGAGGTACTGGCCGACTTTGGCGGCCAGCAGTTCTCCGTCTTCAAGCCGGCACTGGTCGATCTCGCCATCCATGTGCTGGCGCCGATCACCGGCGAGATGCGCCGGCTGATGGACGATACCAGCCATATCGACGCGATCCTGCGCAAGGGCGGCGAACGGGCGAGAGCCCGCGCCGAAGTAACGATGAGCCAAGTACGCGACGTCATCGGCTTCCTCTACTGA
- a CDS encoding hemolysin family protein, protein MSDFTTKPATDAKDSESSSSSDEVGSSSRPSGRSQSFWSRAARILRPQQGSRLREDLADALMTDAAGDDAFSPDERAMLHNILRFREVRVADVMVPRADIEAVDQNITIGELMILFEESGRSRMPVYADTLDDPRGMVHIRDLLSYVAKQARNKRRGPAKPAAAAPAIDVAPENIQKPPRSTKPNFDLARVDLQKTLAEAGIIRKILFVPPSMLASDLLRRMQVNRTQMALVIDEYGGTDGLASHEDIVEMVVGDIDDEHDDEEVMFKRVAEDVFVADARVELEEIAEAIGPDFDISEQVDEVDTLGGLIFSALGRIPVRGEVVQALPNFEFHILDADPRRIKRLRITRKRHAIRRRAKEAGDITPGSETGDDRPAESTTN, encoded by the coding sequence ATGAGCGACTTTACGACGAAGCCGGCGACAGACGCCAAGGACTCCGAATCATCATCTTCTTCGGATGAGGTAGGCAGTAGTAGTCGGCCATCCGGCCGATCCCAATCCTTCTGGTCGCGCGCCGCCCGCATTCTCCGCCCGCAGCAGGGCTCGCGACTGCGCGAGGATCTTGCCGACGCGCTGATGACCGATGCGGCCGGCGACGACGCTTTTTCGCCCGACGAACGGGCGATGCTGCACAATATCCTGCGCTTTCGCGAGGTGCGCGTCGCCGACGTGATGGTGCCGCGCGCCGATATCGAGGCGGTGGACCAAAATATCACCATCGGCGAACTGATGATCCTTTTCGAGGAATCCGGCCGCTCGCGCATGCCTGTTTATGCCGATACGCTCGACGACCCGCGCGGCATGGTGCATATCCGCGACCTGCTCTCCTATGTCGCCAAGCAGGCGCGCAACAAGCGCCGCGGCCCGGCAAAGCCGGCCGCTGCAGCGCCGGCGATCGACGTCGCGCCGGAGAACATCCAGAAGCCGCCGCGCTCGACCAAGCCGAATTTCGATCTTGCCCGGGTCGACCTGCAGAAGACGCTGGCCGAGGCCGGCATCATCCGCAAGATCCTGTTCGTGCCGCCGTCGATGCTGGCCTCCGACCTGCTGCGCCGGATGCAGGTGAACCGTACGCAAATGGCGCTCGTCATCGACGAGTATGGCGGCACCGACGGGCTCGCCTCCCATGAGGACATCGTCGAAATGGTGGTCGGCGACATCGACGACGAACATGACGACGAAGAGGTGATGTTTAAGCGCGTTGCCGAAGACGTTTTCGTCGCCGACGCCCGTGTCGAACTGGAAGAGATCGCCGAAGCGATCGGACCGGATTTCGACATCAGCGAACAGGTCGACGAAGTCGACACGCTGGGCGGGCTGATCTTCTCCGCGCTCGGCCGCATCCCCGTTCGCGGCGAAGTGGTCCAGGCTCTGCCGAACTTCGAATTCCATATTCTCGACGCCGATCCGCGCCGCATCAAGCGGCTGCGCATCACCCGCAAGCGCCACGCGATCCGCCGCCGCGCCAAAGAGGCTGGCGACATCACGCCGGGATCCGAGACCGGCGACGACCGGCCGGCCGAATCGACCACCAACTAG
- a CDS encoding lysophospholipid acyltransferase family protein: MIAWLRIAFAAVVILAVSIVLMPLQVLALRFDWRLRRSLPRVWHRIICYCLGLRVRVTGRLEDRRPLMLCSNHSSWLDIMVMSAVADVAFIAKIEVADWPIFGTLAKLQKSVFVVREERRKTGHQANEIAGRMADGEIVVLFPEGTTSDGNRLLEVKSSLFGAAAMAVPYSPTGTVVVQPVAVAYTRVHGLPMGRYHRPLAAWPGDIELLPHLIDILRCGAIDAEISFGEAVEYRADSNRKEVSATIASRIRSLLITSLRGRDIG; this comes from the coding sequence TTGATTGCCTGGCTGCGCATTGCCTTCGCTGCGGTCGTCATCCTTGCCGTCAGCATCGTGCTCATGCCGCTGCAGGTCTTGGCCCTGCGTTTCGATTGGCGGCTGCGCCGTAGTCTTCCGCGCGTCTGGCACCGTATCATCTGTTATTGTCTCGGCCTCCGCGTCCGGGTGACAGGCAGGCTGGAAGACCGCCGACCGCTGATGCTCTGCTCCAACCATTCGTCCTGGCTCGACATCATGGTGATGTCGGCCGTCGCCGACGTCGCCTTCATCGCCAAGATCGAAGTCGCCGATTGGCCGATCTTCGGCACCCTCGCCAAGCTGCAGAAGAGCGTGTTCGTCGTGCGCGAGGAGAGGCGCAAGACCGGCCATCAGGCAAATGAAATCGCCGGGCGCATGGCCGACGGCGAGATTGTCGTGCTCTTCCCCGAGGGCACGACCTCGGACGGCAACCGGTTGCTGGAGGTCAAGTCGTCGCTGTTCGGCGCTGCCGCGATGGCGGTGCCTTATTCGCCGACGGGAACCGTCGTGGTGCAGCCGGTGGCCGTTGCTTATACCAGAGTGCACGGCCTTCCGATGGGACGCTACCACCGGCCGCTTGCCGCCTGGCCGGGGGATATCGAGCTCCTGCCGCATCTGATCGACATTCTCAGATGCGGCGCCATCGACGCGGAAATTTCCTTCGGCGAGGCGGTGGAATACCGCGCCGACAGCAATCGCAAGGAGGTAAGCGCGACGATCGCCTCGCGCATCCGCAGCCTTCTCATCACAAGCCTGCGCGGTCGCGATATCGGCTAA
- a CDS encoding Fur family transcriptional regulator produces the protein MTDVAKTLEELCAERGMRMTEQRRVIARILEESEDHPDVEELYRRSVKVDAKISISTVYRTVKLFEDAGIIARHDFRDGRSRYETVPEEHHDHLIDLKTGTVIEFRSPEIEALQERIAREHGFQLVDHRLELYGIPLKKEDL, from the coding sequence ATGACCGACGTAGCCAAGACCCTCGAGGAGCTTTGCGCCGAACGTGGCATGCGCATGACCGAGCAGCGCCGCGTGATCGCGCGCATCCTCGAAGAGTCGGAAGACCATCCTGACGTCGAAGAGCTTTACCGCCGTTCCGTGAAGGTCGATGCGAAGATCTCGATCTCCACGGTCTATCGCACCGTCAAATTGTTCGAGGATGCCGGCATCATCGCCCGCCACGACTTCCGCGACGGGCGCTCGCGCTACGAAACGGTGCCGGAAGAGCATCATGACCACCTGATCGACCTGAAGACCGGCACGGTCATCGAATTCCGTTCGCCTGAGATCGAGGCGCTGCAGGAGCGCATCGCCCGCGAGCACGGCTTCCAGCTGGTCGACCACCGCCTGGAGCTCTACGGCATTCCGTTGAAGAAGGAAGATCTCTGA
- the tsaB gene encoding tRNA (adenosine(37)-N6)-threonylcarbamoyltransferase complex dimerization subunit type 1 TsaB yields MIVLALDTAGVDCAAAIYDSGRNTVLGEASDMIGKGHAEHLIGIVDRVLDQAGVTLSQINRVAVTIGPGSFTGIRVGVAAARGFALSLNVPVVGVTTLEVMAAAQREKTPGRAVLAAMDAKRDEIYLQSFAADGSPLDQPRAASVAEAQALAAGFDGEITGSATPLLKASAGGDHPNVFPISIVARLGAAAPADAGKPKPLYLRGPDAKPQAGYAIARRV; encoded by the coding sequence ATGATCGTTCTGGCGCTCGACACGGCAGGTGTGGATTGCGCTGCCGCCATTTATGACAGCGGCAGGAATACGGTGCTGGGGGAGGCATCGGACATGATCGGCAAGGGGCATGCTGAACATCTGATCGGTATCGTCGATCGCGTGCTGGATCAGGCGGGAGTGACACTTTCTCAGATCAACCGCGTTGCCGTCACGATCGGCCCCGGCTCCTTTACCGGTATCCGCGTCGGCGTTGCCGCAGCCCGCGGTTTTGCGCTTTCCCTCAATGTGCCCGTCGTCGGCGTCACCACGCTCGAGGTGATGGCCGCCGCCCAGCGTGAGAAGACGCCCGGCCGCGCCGTGCTGGCGGCGATGGACGCCAAGCGGGACGAAATCTATCTCCAGTCCTTCGCAGCCGATGGTTCCCCGCTCGATCAGCCGCGGGCGGCAAGCGTCGCCGAGGCCCAGGCTTTAGCGGCCGGCTTCGACGGTGAAATCACCGGTTCGGCAACGCCGCTCCTGAAGGCCAGCGCCGGTGGCGATCACCCCAACGTCTTTCCGATTTCGATTGTCGCGCGTCTGGGGGCTGCCGCCCCTGCCGATGCCGGAAAGCCCAAGCCCCTTTATCTGCGCGGACCGGATGCCAAGCCGCAGGCCGGATATGCGATTGCGCGACGAGTGTGA
- the ybeY gene encoding rRNA maturation RNase YbeY produces MAELDIQISIEDIGWPGEETLLVFCERVLGAAAVYLSDNEKQPFPKMPPEVSLVFTDDASIQDINAEWRGKDKPTNVLSFPAFPVERGKMPGPMLGDIIIARETVEREAQELDKSFDDHLTHLLVHGFLHLLGYDHMNNAEAEIMEGLETRILAQLGLSDPYEGQDLKMEP; encoded by the coding sequence ATGGCCGAACTCGATATCCAGATCAGCATCGAGGACATCGGCTGGCCCGGCGAGGAAACGCTGCTGGTTTTTTGCGAGCGCGTGCTCGGGGCCGCCGCGGTCTATCTCAGCGACAATGAGAAGCAGCCCTTTCCGAAGATGCCGCCGGAAGTTTCGCTGGTCTTTACCGACGATGCCTCGATCCAGGACATCAATGCCGAATGGCGCGGCAAGGACAAGCCGACCAATGTCCTCTCCTTCCCGGCCTTTCCGGTTGAGCGCGGCAAGATGCCCGGGCCGATGCTCGGCGACATCATCATCGCCCGGGAGACGGTGGAGCGGGAAGCCCAGGAACTCGACAAGAGCTTCGACGACCACCTGACCCATCTTCTGGTGCACGGTTTCTTGCATCTTCTCGGCTACGACCATATGAATAATGCCGAAGCCGAAATTATGGAGGGGCTGGAGACTCGCATTTTGGCGCAGCTCGGCCTATCTGATCCCTACGAGGGTCAAGACCTTAAAATGGAACCATGA
- a CDS encoding universal stress protein, translated as MVSKRLSRLEGHRRKFMAVIDGTPECQRAVHYAGRRAKNSNGGLVLLYVIPNGDFQQWLGVEEIMRAEAREEAEATVAKIAQIVRETIGIEPEVVIREGSAAEQINAVIEEDRDVAILVLAAGSAKEGPGPLVSSVAGRAAAFPIPVTVLPDTLTNEEIDALC; from the coding sequence ATGGTATCGAAGCGACTCTCACGGCTCGAAGGCCACCGCCGCAAATTCATGGCGGTGATCGACGGGACACCCGAATGCCAGCGCGCCGTTCATTATGCCGGCCGGCGCGCGAAGAATTCCAATGGCGGCCTGGTGCTGCTCTATGTGATCCCCAACGGCGATTTCCAGCAATGGCTCGGCGTCGAGGAGATCATGCGGGCCGAGGCGCGCGAGGAAGCCGAGGCAACCGTTGCCAAGATCGCCCAGATCGTGCGCGAGACGATCGGCATCGAGCCTGAGGTCGTCATCCGTGAAGGCAGTGCCGCCGAGCAGATCAACGCCGTGATCGAGGAAGACCGCGATGTGGCGATCCTCGTTCTTGCCGCCGGCTCGGCAAAAGAAGGTCCGGGACCGCTTGTTTCGTCGGTCGCCGGACGCGCGGCGGCGTTTCCGATCCCCGTTACCGTCCTGCCGGATACGCTGACCAACGAGGAAATCGACGCCCTCTGCTGA